A DNA window from Hydrogenothermus marinus contains the following coding sequences:
- a CDS encoding glycine zipper family protein codes for MKKKILTVLTGLAILGTQQAKALDGQIIFRDSLYGAGIGGLGGLALYVIDGENFGKKVGTGVFLGLILGAGVGVYESQTALVEINNGKIYAGIPQINIKQTKTVGGKNNTITEINLLGASF; via the coding sequence ATGAAAAAAAAGATATTAACAGTTTTAACAGGATTAGCTATTTTAGGAACACAGCAAGCAAAAGCTCTTGACGGACAGATAATCTTCAGAGATAGTTTATATGGAGCAGGAATAGGTGGATTAGGTGGTCTTGCTTTATATGTAATAGATGGGGAAAATTTTGGTAAAAAGGTAGGTACAGGGGTATTTCTTGGTTTAATACTTGGTGCTGGAGTTGGAGTTTATGAATCACAAACTGCTTTAGTTGAAATAAATAATGGGAAAATATATGCAGGGATTCCTCAAATTAATATAAAACAAACTAAAACCGTAGGTGGCAAAAATAATACAATAACAGAAATAAACTTACTTGGAGCTTCTTTTTAA
- the pgsA gene encoding CDP-diacylglycerol--glycerol-3-phosphate 3-phosphatidyltransferase, whose product MKISYADILTIARLFITPLLIYTILNDYYYISAILIIISIITDWLDGIVARNFEDVTNYGKLLDPAVDKIFIISVLAAFIEKQMVSSFALFLVVAREFLITWFRSVMVNKGIVVPASSLGKIKTTLQLIAVFILSLNYVMIGNIVLWISIFVAYISAIDYFKLLFKEKIWN is encoded by the coding sequence GTGAAAATTAGTTATGCTGATATTTTAACTATAGCAAGATTATTTATAACACCATTACTGATTTATACCATATTAAATGATTATTATTATATCTCTGCAATACTTATTATTATTTCTATAATTACAGACTGGTTAGATGGGATTGTAGCTAGGAATTTTGAAGATGTTACAAATTACGGAAAGCTTTTAGACCCTGCAGTTGATAAAATTTTCATAATATCTGTTTTGGCTGCTTTTATTGAGAAACAGATGGTTTCTTCTTTTGCTTTATTTCTTGTTGTAGCTAGAGAGTTTTTAATTACCTGGTTTCGTTCTGTAATGGTTAATAAAGGAATTGTTGTTCCAGCTTCTTCTCTTGGAAAAATAAAAACAACCTTACAACTTATTGCAGTATTTATATTATCTTTAAATTATGTAATGATAGGAAATATTGTATTATGGATTTCAATTTTTGTAGCTTATATTTCTGCCATTGATTACTTTAAACTTTTATTTAAGGAAAAAATATGGAACTAA
- a CDS encoding lytic transglycosylase domain-containing protein — MLRLIFLSLLLIFVSSFAENKNYCFEEAGERYGINPYLLYVIAKVESNLNPKAIHKNKDGSYDIGLMQINSNWLPVLERFSIKKDDLFNPCQNVFVGAWVLRQCVDKFGITWKSIDCYNKGRKAKSESKYIWKIYTEYNKLFAEGRK; from the coding sequence ATGTTAAGATTAATTTTTCTTAGCTTATTACTAATATTTGTTAGTAGTTTTGCTGAAAATAAAAATTATTGTTTTGAAGAAGCAGGAGAAAGGTATGGAATAAATCCATATCTTCTTTATGTAATTGCAAAAGTTGAAAGTAATTTAAATCCAAAAGCTATACATAAAAATAAAGATGGAAGTTATGATATAGGATTAATGCAGATTAATAGTAATTGGCTACCTGTATTAGAAAGGTTTTCTATAAAAAAAGATGATTTATTTAATCCTTGTCAAAATGTTTTTGTTGGTGCTTGGGTTTTAAGACAATGTGTAGATAAATTTGGTATTACTTGGAAATCTATAGATTGCTATAATAAAGGTAGAAAAGCAAAAAGCGAGTCTAAATATATTTGGAAGATTTATACTGAATATAATAAATTATTTGCAGAGGGAAGAAAATGA
- a CDS encoding thioredoxin family protein — MRKILTIFSIFVLFLAISACNKKENQQSEKFKVDPYPVIKDAMKNHKYLMIVFESEECQYCSKLNKEVLNQLDFKEKLIKNNIEVAIVNVYGNRKVIDPETKNEMEEKVLAYLYHVQGFPTTAIFDPTQNYKLLYKFTGYVPKDNFANLVDFIGSSCYKKIPFEKYLENNKKC; from the coding sequence ATGAGAAAAATTTTAACTATTTTTTCTATATTCGTTTTGTTTTTAGCAATTTCAGCATGTAATAAAAAAGAAAATCAACAATCTGAAAAATTTAAAGTTGATCCTTATCCTGTAATAAAAGATGCAATGAAAAATCATAAATATTTAATGATTGTTTTTGAATCTGAGGAATGTCAATACTGCAGTAAATTAAATAAAGAAGTTTTAAATCAGTTGGATTTTAAAGAAAAGTTAATAAAAAATAATATTGAAGTTGCAATAGTAAATGTATATGGAAACAGAAAAGTTATAGATCCAGAAACTAAAAATGAGATGGAAGAAAAAGTTTTAGCTTATCTTTATCATGTTCAAGGTTTTCCTACTACTGCTATATTTGACCCAACACAAAATTACAAACTTTTATATAAATTTACAGGATATGTACCAAAAGATAACTTTGCAAATTTAGTTGATTTCATAGGAAGTAGTTGCTATAAGAAAATTCCTTTTGAAAAATATTTAGAAAATAATAAAAAATGTTAA
- the pseH gene encoding UDP-4-amino-4,6-dideoxy-N-acetyl-beta-L-altrosamine N-acetyltransferase: protein MKENIKIKEVELINFIYLPLKQKKMILEWRNHPDIRKWMYNQYEISLDEHLNFIESLKNKKDKLYFLVKKEDKYIGVIDFYDIDNNKKEAKFGLYKNPYEKTVGIGKILIETVIEFAFNILKLKKLKLEVFNENKKARNLYKRYNFRKIGEKVINNKKIICMELTNENRQS, encoded by the coding sequence ATGAAAGAAAATATAAAAATAAAAGAAGTTGAATTAATAAATTTTATATATTTGCCATTAAAGCAAAAAAAGATGATTTTAGAATGGAGAAATCATCCAGATATAAGAAAGTGGATGTATAACCAGTATGAAATAAGTTTAGATGAGCATTTAAACTTTATTGAAAGTTTAAAAAATAAAAAAGATAAACTTTACTTTTTAGTTAAAAAAGAGGATAAGTATATAGGTGTAATTGATTTTTACGATATTGACAATAACAAAAAAGAAGCAAAATTTGGTCTTTATAAAAATCCTTATGAAAAAACTGTAGGAATAGGAAAAATTTTAATAGAAACTGTTATTGAATTTGCTTTTAATATTTTGAAATTAAAAAAATTGAAGTTGGAAGTTTTTAATGAAAATAAAAAAGCGAGGAATTTATATAAACGCTATAATTTTAGAAAAATAGGGGAAAAAGTAATTAATAATAAAAAGATTATCTGTATGGAGCTAACAAATGAAAATAGGCAGTCATGA
- a CDS encoding DUF4911 domain-containing protein yields MLSEELLEKLDIKSIKGINLLIKVDPKKLNFISMVIDGHGRIALPRTRIGKEGYLDLLTSPDCVDDLMLILENLKKDYDPSLEIVKELGDNWLEAVI; encoded by the coding sequence ATGTTATCTGAAGAGCTTTTAGAAAAACTAGATATAAAATCAATAAAAGGGATAAATTTACTAATAAAAGTCGATCCTAAAAAATTAAATTTTATATCTATGGTGATAGATGGACATGGGAGAATAGCTCTTCCAAGGACAAGAATAGGTAAAGAAGGTTATTTAGACCTTCTTACTTCTCCTGATTGTGTAGATGATTTAATGTTAATTCTTGAAAATTTAAAAAAGGATTATGACCCTTCTCTTGAAATAGTTAAAGAACTTGGAGATAACTGGTTAGAAGCAGTAATATAA
- the plsY gene encoding glycerol-3-phosphate 1-O-acyltransferase PlsY, whose protein sequence is MELNFYLYIIGTYLIASIPFGYVIGKLFGKDVTKEGSGNIGATNVTRTIGKKAGILVLILDLLKGFLPVYYAKYLFWDTKLVAIIAVTAVIGHCFSIFMKFKGGKGVATGFGVLIALSGKVAFITFLIWLGTFLVSGYVSLASIIASSFSWIIIYYLIGDLNITIAVFISSLIIFIKHSKNIDRLINGTEHRFIYK, encoded by the coding sequence ATGGAACTAAATTTTTATTTATATATTATTGGTACATATTTAATAGCTTCAATTCCTTTTGGATATGTAATAGGTAAATTATTTGGTAAAGACGTAACAAAAGAAGGTAGTGGAAATATAGGTGCTACCAATGTAACAAGAACTATTGGCAAAAAAGCTGGTATTTTAGTACTTATTCTTGATTTATTAAAAGGATTTTTACCTGTGTATTATGCAAAATATTTATTTTGGGACACTAAATTAGTGGCTATCATTGCAGTAACTGCTGTAATTGGACATTGTTTTTCTATATTCATGAAATTTAAAGGTGGAAAAGGAGTAGCTACTGGTTTTGGGGTTTTAATAGCTTTATCTGGTAAAGTTGCTTTTATTACCTTTTTAATATGGCTTGGAACTTTTTTAGTATCAGGTTATGTTTCTTTAGCATCTATTATTGCATCTTCTTTTTCTTGGATAATTATCTATTATCTTATTGGAGATTTAAATATAACTATAGCAGTTTTTATCTCATCTTTGATTATATTTATTAAACATTCTAAAAATATAGATAGACTTATAAACGGTACAGAACACAGATTTATTTACAAGTAA
- the pseI gene encoding pseudaminic acid synthase codes for MKIGSHDLEKDGVYIVAELSANHNGSLEIAKESIKVAKEIGANAVKLQTYTPDSLTLNCNKEDFIIKGGTLWDGKTLYQLYKEAMTPWEWHEELFNYAKEIGIDIFSTPFDKTAVDFLEQFNPIAYKIASFEITDYELVRYTASKGKPIIISTGIATIEEIQDVVEICRSVGNNDIILLKCTSAYPAPLEDANLAMIPNLAQTFGVVAGFSDHTLGTTAPIVATTLGAKVIEKHFILDKSLGGPDAAFSLDKEEFAQMVKAVRDTEKLIGKIDYSLNEKRKKSRQFARSLYVAKDIKKGEIFTKENVRSVRPGYGLHPKYLPQVLGRKARKDIEKGTPLSFDLID; via the coding sequence ATGAAAATAGGCAGTCATGATTTAGAAAAAGATGGAGTTTATATAGTTGCAGAACTTAGTGCAAATCATAATGGAAGCTTAGAAATTGCTAAAGAAAGTATAAAGGTTGCAAAAGAAATTGGTGCCAATGCAGTAAAACTTCAAACATATACACCAGATTCCTTAACTTTAAACTGTAATAAAGAAGATTTCATAATAAAAGGTGGAACCCTTTGGGATGGAAAAACCTTATATCAGCTTTATAAAGAAGCAATGACTCCTTGGGAATGGCATGAAGAACTATTTAATTATGCAAAAGAAATAGGAATAGATATATTTTCAACACCATTTGATAAAACAGCAGTTGATTTTTTAGAGCAATTTAATCCTATAGCATATAAAATAGCATCTTTTGAAATTACAGATTATGAGCTTGTAAGATATACTGCATCAAAAGGAAAGCCAATTATAATTAGTACAGGAATAGCTACTATAGAAGAGATACAAGATGTTGTAGAAATATGTAGAAGTGTTGGAAATAATGATATAATCCTTTTAAAATGTACTTCTGCTTATCCAGCTCCTTTAGAAGATGCAAATTTAGCGATGATACCAAATTTAGCTCAAACCTTTGGAGTAGTTGCAGGTTTTTCAGATCATACCTTAGGAACAACTGCTCCTATTGTAGCTACTACCCTTGGAGCTAAAGTTATTGAAAAACATTTTATATTAGATAAATCTCTTGGTGGACCTGATGCAGCATTTTCCTTAGACAAAGAAGAGTTTGCTCAGATGGTAAAAGCAGTTAGAGATACAGAAAAATTAATAGGAAAAATTGATTATAGCTTAAATGAAAAAAGAAAAAAATCAAGACAGTTTGCAAGAAGTTTATATGTAGCAAAAGATATAAAAAAAGGAGAGATATTTACAAAAGAAAATGTAAGAAGTGTAAGGCCAGGATATGGATTACATCCAAAATATTTACCTCAAGTTTTAGGAAGAAAAGCTAGGAAAGATATAGAAAAAGGAACACCTTTAAGTTTTGATTTAATAGACTAA
- a CDS encoding cytidylyltransferase domain-containing protein: MKIGTIIQARTSSTRLPKKVLKPLPYDSDITVLQQVIRRVKKSNNIDEIIIATTKDKEDEEIVKIAEKEQVKWFKGSKENVLERYYLSAKENKIDIIVRITSDCPCIDWNIIDKSIIKHIKEKADYTSNTIKRTFPHGLDVEVISFEALEKAYCKAAKDFEKEHVCPYIHTTNKDKFKISSLEAPKELTAPDIRITLDTEEDYALLASVFDYLYWENPFFDAYDIIKLFNKKPWLKLINKKVLQKKIYLSLEEEIEDAKKLLKMQELYNALKLLEK, translated from the coding sequence ATGAAAATAGGAACAATAATACAAGCAAGAACTTCTTCTACAAGACTTCCAAAAAAGGTATTAAAACCTCTTCCTTATGATTCAGATATTACAGTTTTACAACAAGTAATAAGAAGAGTTAAAAAATCTAATAATATAGATGAGATTATAATAGCTACAACAAAAGATAAAGAAGATGAAGAGATTGTAAAAATTGCAGAAAAAGAACAGGTTAAATGGTTTAAAGGTAGTAAAGAAAATGTTTTAGAAAGATATTATTTATCTGCAAAAGAAAATAAAATTGATATTATAGTTAGAATTACAAGTGACTGTCCTTGTATAGATTGGAATATTATAGATAAATCTATTATAAAACATATAAAAGAAAAAGCAGATTATACTTCAAATACAATAAAAAGAACATTTCCTCATGGATTAGATGTAGAAGTAATATCTTTTGAAGCTTTAGAAAAAGCTTATTGCAAAGCTGCCAAAGATTTTGAAAAAGAGCATGTATGTCCATATATTCATACTACAAATAAAGATAAATTTAAAATATCCTCTTTAGAAGCACCAAAAGAATTAACTGCACCAGATATTAGAATAACCTTAGATACAGAAGAAGATTATGCACTACTTGCATCAGTTTTTGATTATCTATACTGGGAAAATCCATTTTTTGATGCTTACGATATAATAAAATTATTTAATAAAAAACCTTGGTTAAAGCTTATAAATAAAAAAGTCTTACAAAAGAAAATATATCTTTCCTTAGAAGAAGAGATTGAAGATGCAAAAAAACTTTTAAAAATGCAAGAACTTTATAATGCACTAAAACTACTTGAAAAATGA
- the pseG gene encoding UDP-2,4-diacetamido-2,4,6-trideoxy-beta-L-altropyranose hydrolase: MKIYILTEGGKEIGFGHITRCISIYQAFETKKIKPKLILNADETVKDIVKNTNYEIFNWLENKDIFKILKDSDIVLIDSYLADKDFYEKVSNIVKLSVYIDDNKRIDYPKGIVINGNIHATDLDYPIKKDIKYLLGTKYTPLRKEFWEVPEKIINEKIKNVLITFGGDDLRNMTPKILNLLNKEYPDINKYVVIGKGFKQTDWIKDIKDKNIFFIYDASAKEMKELMLKVDLTISAGGQTLYELARVGVPTIAVAVADNQLKSVKKWEEIGFLAYAGFYDNKNLLENILNLIKKLENKKIRENMSKIGRKYVNGNGSRNIVYELITI, encoded by the coding sequence ATGAAAATATATATACTTACAGAAGGCGGAAAAGAGATAGGTTTTGGTCATATTACAAGATGTATATCTATTTATCAAGCTTTTGAAACAAAAAAGATAAAACCAAAACTTATACTAAATGCAGATGAAACTGTAAAAGATATTGTAAAAAATACTAACTATGAAATATTTAACTGGCTTGAAAATAAAGATATTTTTAAAATATTAAAAGATAGTGATATAGTTCTAATTGATAGCTATTTAGCAGATAAAGATTTTTATGAAAAAGTAAGCAATATTGTAAAACTTTCTGTATATATTGATGATAATAAAAGAATAGATTATCCAAAAGGTATTGTTATAAATGGAAATATCCATGCTACAGATTTAGATTATCCTATAAAAAAAGATATTAAATATTTACTTGGTACAAAATATACACCTTTAAGAAAAGAGTTTTGGGAAGTGCCAGAAAAGATAATAAATGAAAAGATTAAAAATGTTTTAATAACATTTGGTGGCGATGATTTAAGAAATATGACCCCAAAAATTTTAAACTTATTAAATAAAGAATATCCAGATATTAACAAATATGTAGTAATAGGAAAAGGATTTAAACAAACTGATTGGATAAAAGATATAAAAGATAAAAACATATTTTTTATTTATGATGCGTCTGCAAAAGAAATGAAAGAATTAATGTTAAAAGTAGATTTAACTATATCTGCAGGTGGACAAACATTATATGAGCTTGCAAGAGTTGGCGTTCCAACAATAGCAGTAGCAGTTGCAGATAATCAATTAAAAAGTGTAAAAAAATGGGAAGAAATAGGCTTTTTAGCTTATGCAGGATTTTATGATAATAAAAATTTATTAGAAAATATATTAAACTTAATTAAAAAACTTGAAAATAAAAAAATACGAGAAAATATGTCAAAAATTGGAAGAAAATATGTTAATGGTAACGGTTCAAGGAATATAGTTTACGAGTTAATAACAATATGA
- a CDS encoding RelA/SpoT family protein, which translates to MKVLDKEKEIQKLIDKLNYLDKEDIKDIKKAAEYIVEKHEGQVRKSGEPYYIHPIEAAIILADLKLDKISIISALLHDVVEDTDTNLKEIEKLFGKKVAEIVDGVTKIGKYHFKTKEEAEAENFRKMIVSMANDIRVILVKIADRLHNARTFQYLPEHKQKEKAKETLEIYAPLAARLGLWNIKGELEDISFKYLYPEEYKKITTYVAQSKENQERYLKEKIVPQIEELLKKQNIKYEIQYRSKHLYSIYEKTIRKNLKLTDIYDIYGIRILVEDVKDCYLTLGLIHSIFKPVPGRFKDYISLPKSNLYQALHTTIVGPEGKFVEIQIKTFKMHKIAEEGIAAHWRYKGGEKLSEKDLQSFVWLRNILESIKENPSSNLIDNVKQDLNNEEIFVFTPKGDLIKLPVDATPVDFAYNIHTQVGHKCSGAKVNGRLVPLNTKLKNGDVVEIITSPHKKPNRDWLNFVVSSKAKSNIKSYLHKIERKRSIKFGEKLFDKLLKRIGKSINSLSEIEKKKLLERFNFKTYEDFLAALGDGKLSLNKVIRFLKSGDKKEEYKEENNKVQQKDSVIEVDGISNIMCSIAKCCEPIPGDDIVGIVTKGKGITIHLKDCLNIKNILEKQPEKKVDICWSDNINNANYNVSIRVISEDRPGVLAEISSAIASKNSNISKATIRTRSDGKAINDFILSVKNKAQLDSVLNAVKSIKGIESAFRIKNRK; encoded by the coding sequence ATGAAAGTTTTAGATAAAGAAAAAGAGATTCAAAAGCTTATTGATAAGTTAAATTATTTAGATAAAGAAGATATAAAAGATATAAAAAAAGCTGCTGAATATATAGTAGAAAAACATGAAGGGCAAGTAAGAAAATCAGGAGAACCTTATTATATTCATCCAATAGAGGCGGCTATTATTTTAGCTGACTTAAAGCTTGATAAAATATCAATTATTTCAGCATTACTTCATGATGTTGTTGAAGATACAGATACTAACCTTAAAGAAATAGAAAAGTTATTTGGTAAAAAAGTTGCTGAAATAGTAGATGGAGTAACAAAAATAGGAAAATATCATTTTAAAACAAAAGAAGAAGCAGAAGCTGAAAATTTTAGAAAAATGATAGTTTCAATGGCAAATGATATAAGAGTAATTCTTGTAAAAATTGCAGATAGACTTCATAATGCAAGAACTTTTCAGTATTTACCAGAGCATAAACAAAAAGAAAAAGCAAAAGAAACCTTAGAAATATATGCACCTCTTGCTGCAAGACTTGGTCTTTGGAATATAAAAGGAGAGCTTGAAGATATATCCTTTAAATATCTATATCCAGAAGAGTACAAAAAAATAACAACTTATGTAGCACAATCAAAAGAAAATCAAGAAAGATATTTAAAAGAAAAAATAGTTCCACAGATAGAAGAACTATTAAAAAAACAAAATATTAAGTATGAAATACAATATCGCTCAAAACATTTATACAGTATTTATGAAAAAACAATAAGAAAAAATCTAAAGCTTACTGATATATATGATATTTATGGAATAAGAATACTTGTAGAAGATGTTAAAGATTGTTATTTAACCTTAGGATTAATCCATTCAATCTTTAAACCTGTACCTGGAAGATTTAAAGATTATATATCACTACCAAAATCAAATCTTTACCAAGCATTACATACAACTATAGTTGGACCAGAAGGAAAATTTGTAGAAATTCAGATAAAAACCTTTAAAATGCATAAAATAGCAGAAGAAGGTATTGCTGCCCATTGGCGATATAAAGGTGGAGAAAAACTTTCTGAAAAAGATTTACAATCTTTTGTATGGCTTAGAAATATTCTTGAATCTATAAAAGAAAATCCATCTTCAAATCTTATTGATAATGTAAAACAAGACTTGAACAATGAAGAGATATTTGTATTTACCCCAAAAGGAGATTTAATAAAACTTCCAGTTGATGCTACTCCTGTAGATTTTGCTTATAATATTCATACACAAGTAGGACATAAATGTTCAGGTGCTAAAGTCAATGGAAGATTAGTACCTTTAAATACAAAGCTAAAAAATGGTGATGTAGTTGAAATAATAACTTCTCCCCATAAAAAACCAAATAGAGATTGGCTAAATTTTGTAGTTTCTTCAAAGGCAAAATCTAATATAAAAAGCTACTTACATAAAATAGAAAGAAAAAGAAGTATAAAATTTGGTGAAAAACTATTTGATAAACTTCTAAAAAGAATAGGTAAGAGTATAAACTCCTTATCAGAAATAGAAAAGAAAAAATTACTTGAAAGATTTAATTTTAAAACTTATGAAGATTTCTTAGCTGCCCTTGGAGATGGAAAATTATCTTTAAACAAAGTAATAAGATTTTTAAAATCAGGAGATAAAAAAGAAGAATATAAAGAAGAAAATAATAAAGTTCAACAAAAAGATTCTGTTATAGAAGTTGATGGAATAAGTAATATAATGTGTAGTATCGCAAAATGTTGTGAGCCTATTCCTGGTGATGATATTGTAGGCATTGTTACAAAAGGAAAAGGTATAACTATACATTTAAAAGACTGTTTAAATATAAAAAATATATTAGAAAAACAACCAGAAAAAAAAGTAGATATATGTTGGTCTGATAACATAAATAATGCAAACTATAATGTTTCTATAAGAGTGATTTCTGAAGATAGACCAGGCGTTTTAGCTGAAATATCCTCAGCTATAGCATCTAAAAACTCTAATATATCAAAAGCAACAATAAGAACTCGCTCAGATGGTAAAGCTATAAACGATTTTATTTTATCTGTAAAAAATAAAGCTCAACTTGATTCAGTACTGAATGCTGTTAAATCTATTAAAGGAATTGAATCTGCCTTTAGAATCAAAAATAGAAAATAG
- the pseB gene encoding UDP-N-acetylglucosamine 4,6-dehydratase (inverting) yields MLNGKTILITGGTGSFGKKFTKRLLKDFNPKKIIIYSRDEYKQYLMQKEFAEYKTKLRFFIGDVRDKERLYRAFDGVDIVVHAAALKHVPLMEYNPIEAVKTNIGGAENIINAAIDRGVEKVVALSTDKAVNPVNLYGATKLVSDKLFVSANAYAGGKKTRFSVVRYGNVAGSRGSVIPFFLKLVKEGAKELPITDFRMTRFWISLDEGVDLVLKAIREAKGGEVYISKIPSFKITDLAKAICPECKLKEIGIREGEKLHEVMITEEDSRTTYEYEDHYIIYPNFDWWNYKKHFKEGGKKVEEGFRYSSDTNKDWLSVEDLKELLNKIDIVY; encoded by the coding sequence ATGCTAAATGGAAAAACAATATTAATTACAGGTGGGACAGGTTCCTTTGGAAAAAAGTTTACTAAAAGATTATTAAAAGATTTTAATCCTAAAAAAATTATTATCTATTCAAGAGATGAGTATAAACAGTATTTAATGCAAAAAGAGTTTGCTGAATATAAAACTAAATTAAGATTTTTTATAGGAGATGTAAGAGATAAAGAAAGACTTTATAGAGCATTTGATGGAGTTGATATTGTTGTTCATGCAGCAGCTTTAAAGCATGTTCCTTTAATGGAATATAACCCAATTGAAGCAGTAAAAACAAATATTGGTGGTGCTGAAAATATAATAAATGCAGCTATTGATAGGGGAGTAGAAAAGGTGGTAGCACTTTCAACTGATAAAGCAGTAAATCCTGTTAATCTTTATGGAGCTACAAAACTTGTTTCAGATAAGTTATTTGTTTCGGCAAATGCTTATGCAGGTGGTAAAAAAACAAGATTTAGTGTTGTTAGATATGGAAATGTTGCAGGAAGTAGAGGTTCAGTAATTCCATTTTTCTTAAAACTTGTAAAAGAAGGTGCAAAAGAACTTCCAATTACAGATTTTAGAATGACAAGATTTTGGATAAGCTTAGATGAAGGTGTTGATTTAGTCTTAAAAGCTATAAGAGAAGCAAAAGGTGGAGAAGTTTATATATCAAAAATACCATCTTTTAAAATAACTGATTTAGCAAAAGCAATATGCCCTGAATGTAAATTGAAAGAGATAGGAATAAGAGAAGGTGAAAAATTACATGAAGTAATGATAACAGAAGAAGATTCAAGAACAACCTATGAGTATGAAGATCATTACATTATCTATCCAAATTTTGATTGGTGGAACTACAAAAAACATTTTAAAGAAGGCGGGAAAAAAGTAGAAGAAGGATTTAGATACTCATCAGATACAAATAAAGATTGGTTATCTGTAGAAGATTTAAAAGAGCTATTAAATAAAATAGATATTGTTTACTAA
- the pseC gene encoding UDP-4-amino-4,6-dideoxy-N-acetyl-beta-L-altrosamine transaminase has translation MENFIPYGKQFIDEDDIKAVVEVLKSDFITQGPKIKEFEEALASYVGAKYAVVFNSGTSALHGAYFALDLKKDDEFITTPMTFVATSNAGLYLGAKPVFVDIEKDTGNIDISKIEEKITDKTKLLSVVHYSGHPVDMEKVKELADKYNLKIVEDACHALGAKYKNERIGNCKYSDVTIFSFHPVKHITTGEGGAVLTNNKEIYEKLLIFRNHGITKDRFINNPDGDWYYEMQYLGYNYRMTDIQASLGISQLKKLNRFIEKRRNIAKIYNKAFKDNPYFDLPVEKDYAYHSYHLYPIKLKDKYKEKKAEIFRSLRKEGVGVQVHYIPVYLQPYYQNLGYKKGLCPIAEDFYKREISLPIFPAMTEKDIEYVIEKVFKVFI, from the coding sequence ATGGAAAATTTTATTCCTTATGGAAAACAATTTATAGATGAAGATGATATAAAAGCAGTTGTAGAGGTTTTAAAATCAGATTTTATTACTCAAGGACCTAAAATAAAGGAATTTGAAGAAGCTTTAGCATCTTATGTTGGTGCAAAATATGCAGTAGTTTTTAACAGTGGGACTTCTGCCCTACATGGAGCATATTTTGCTTTAGATTTAAAAAAAGATGATGAATTTATAACAACACCTATGACATTTGTAGCAACTTCAAATGCAGGACTTTATTTAGGAGCAAAACCTGTTTTTGTTGATATAGAAAAAGATACAGGAAATATAGATATATCAAAAATAGAAGAAAAAATTACAGATAAGACAAAGCTATTATCAGTTGTTCATTATTCAGGTCATCCTGTAGATATGGAAAAGGTTAAAGAATTAGCTGATAAATACAACCTAAAAATAGTAGAAGATGCATGTCATGCCCTTGGTGCAAAATATAAAAATGAAAGAATAGGAAATTGCAAATATTCAGATGTTACTATTTTTAGCTTTCATCCTGTAAAACATATTACAACAGGAGAAGGTGGAGCAGTTTTAACAAATAATAAAGAAATATATGAAAAACTTTTAATCTTTAGAAATCATGGTATTACAAAAGATAGATTTATAAATAATCCAGATGGCGATTGGTATTATGAGATGCAGTATTTAGGCTATAACTATAGAATGACTGATATTCAGGCTTCTCTTGGAATATCTCAGTTAAAAAAACTAAATAGATTTATAGAAAAAAGAAGAAATATAGCTAAAATATATAACAAAGCTTTTAAAGATAATCCATATTTTGATTTACCAGTAGAAAAAGATTATGCTTATCATTCATATCATCTTTATCCAATAAAATTAAAAGATAAATATAAAGAGAAGAAAGCAGAAATTTTTAGATCTTTAAGAAAAGAAGGCGTAGGTGTTCAAGTTCATTATATACCTGTTTATTTACAACCATATTATCAAAATCTTGGTTATAAAAAAGGATTATGTCCAATAGCAGAAGATTTTTACAAAAGAGAAATATCTCTTCCTATTTTTCCAGCTATGACCGAAAAAGATATAGAGTATGTTATAGAAAAAGTTTTTAAGGTATTCATATGA